Proteins from a genomic interval of Youhaiella tibetensis:
- a CDS encoding TM2 domain-containing protein, with the protein MGAEEEYSRKRRNVALYGLLAIFSIIFPVHFFMEGRPGQAILYWLTGGGLGIWWLIEIFTVWGRTGRHNEDAAISVLRDMKIMNSGNSNPTVIIDQRVTG; encoded by the coding sequence ATCGGCGCGGAGGAGGAGTATTCCAGGAAGCGCCGCAACGTTGCGCTGTACGGCCTGCTGGCTATCTTCTCGATTATCTTTCCAGTTCACTTCTTCATGGAGGGAAGGCCAGGCCAAGCTATCCTCTACTGGCTGACAGGCGGTGGCCTTGGCATTTGGTGGCTGATCGAGATCTTTACGGTCTGGGGTAGGACCGGTCGTCACAATGAGGATGCTGCGATCTCCGTTCTTCGCGACATGAAGATCATGAACAGTGGCAATAGCAATCCTACCGTCATTATCGACCAGCGTGTGACTGGCTAG